Proteins encoded together in one Rhodospirillaceae bacterium window:
- the pal gene encoding peptidoglycan-associated lipoprotein Pal, protein MMAAAAMMGLAACGNDAGKVQTTTDPVQANPAPVVENSPQGVLPGSDLEFSQVVGDTVLFATDAYDLASEAQSTLQRQAAWLLQYPARTAVIQGHADERGTREYNLALGERRANSVRAYLVALGVDAMRLQTVSFGKEQPLCGEASEACWQGNRRATTALNP, encoded by the coding sequence ATGATGGCGGCCGCGGCGATGATGGGTTTGGCTGCGTGCGGAAATGACGCCGGCAAGGTGCAAACCACCACCGACCCCGTCCAGGCAAACCCAGCGCCAGTCGTCGAAAATTCGCCCCAGGGCGTGCTCCCAGGCAGCGATCTGGAGTTCAGCCAGGTTGTGGGAGATACGGTCCTGTTTGCGACCGATGCCTATGATCTGGCCTCCGAGGCCCAGTCGACGCTGCAGAGGCAGGCCGCTTGGCTTCTGCAATACCCGGCACGGACGGCCGTCATCCAGGGTCATGCGGATGAGCGTGGCACGCGGGAATACAATCTGGCCCTGGGTGAGCGTCGCGCCAACTCCGTGCGGGCCTACCTGGTTGCGCTGGGCGTCGACGCAATGCGCCTCCAGACCGTCTCATTCGGCAAGGAACAGCCCCTCTGCGGTGAAGCCAGCGAAGCCTGCTGGCAGGGGAACCGCCGCGCCACCACCGCGTTAAATCCCTGA